A single genomic interval of bacterium harbors:
- a CDS encoding N-acetylmuramoyl-L-alanine amidase, protein MVVIDAGHGGRDPGAAGAGGVREKDVVLVIAQRLAEKLARRLPVTAVLTRWDDSFVPLHERLPSPGGPPTLFVSLHANASSDPRPSGFEVFYGGDLLQASDSDGDSPRARRLARLVTQTLRAQIGPVRGAPRRGRFAVLRRNPAPAVLLELGYLTHADDAARLRDPGYIDRLTDALVLALARMLSADA, encoded by the coding sequence ATGGTGGTGATCGACGCGGGCCACGGCGGCCGCGATCCGGGCGCCGCCGGGGCCGGCGGGGTGCGGGAGAAGGACGTCGTCCTCGTCATCGCGCAGCGGCTGGCGGAGAAGCTGGCGCGACGCCTGCCGGTGACCGCGGTCCTGACGCGGTGGGACGACTCCTTCGTGCCGCTGCACGAGCGCCTGCCCTCACCCGGCGGTCCGCCGACGCTGTTCGTGTCGCTGCATGCGAACGCCAGCTCCGACCCCCGCCCCTCGGGCTTCGAGGTGTTCTACGGCGGCGATCTCCTCCAGGCCTCGGACAGCGACGGCGACAGCCCGCGCGCCCGTCGCCTGGCGCGCCTCGTCACCCAAACGCTGCGCGCTCAGATCGGGCCGGTGCGCGGCGCCCCGCGTCGCGGGCGCTTCGCGGTGCTGCGTCGCAACCCCGCGCCCGCCGTGCTGCTCGAGCTCGGCTACCTGACGCACGCGGACGATGCCGCACGCCTGCGCGACCCCGGCTACATCGATCGCCTGACCGACGCGCTCGTGCTCGCGCTGGCGCGGATGCTCTCCGCGGATGCCTGA
- the tadA gene encoding tRNA adenosine(34) deaminase TadA: MAVALAEARAAGERGEVPIGAVLVRADVEIARAGNASVAQHDPTAHAEVLALRTGGAAERNYRLPGTTLYATVEPCAMCIGAALHARVTRLVYGCADPKAGAAGTLFDLAVDPRLNHRIAVCAGVEAEAARALLQAFFRARRA; the protein is encoded by the coding sequence ATGGCCGTCGCGCTCGCCGAGGCCCGCGCGGCGGGCGAGCGCGGCGAGGTTCCGATCGGTGCGGTGCTGGTGCGCGCCGACGTCGAGATCGCACGTGCCGGCAACGCCAGCGTCGCGCAGCACGACCCGACGGCGCACGCCGAGGTGCTGGCGCTGCGCACCGGCGGCGCCGCCGAGCGCAACTATCGCCTGCCCGGCACGACGCTGTACGCCACCGTCGAGCCGTGTGCGATGTGCATCGGCGCCGCTCTGCACGCGCGCGTCACGCGGCTCGTGTATGGCTGTGCCGATCCCAAGGCCGGGGCCGCCGGCACGCTGTTCGACCTGGCAGTCGACCCGCGGCTGAACCATCGCATCGCGGTGTGCGCCGGCGTGGAGGCCGAGGCGGCGCGAGCGCTTCTGCAGGCGTTCTTTCGCGCCCGGCGCGCGTGA
- a CDS encoding DUF779 domain-containing protein has translation MTPRARRLLDRVRAADEDQGTLAFLISGGCCGGTNPVLCRRSAVLEGFDVALGTADGVPVFAHPDHAEYLRRDRFVLDALEDVRSDTFSLEIAHGGRFVLRELSAPQPNDPC, from the coding sequence ATGACCCCCCGGGCGCGTCGCCTGCTCGATCGTGTCCGCGCCGCGGACGAGGATCAGGGGACGCTGGCCTTCCTGATCAGCGGTGGGTGCTGCGGCGGGACGAATCCCGTGCTGTGCCGGCGTTCGGCCGTCCTCGAGGGCTTCGACGTCGCCTTGGGGACGGCCGATGGCGTCCCCGTCTTCGCCCATCCCGATCACGCCGAGTATCTCCGGCGCGATCGCTTCGTCCTCGACGCCCTCGAGGACGTCCGCAGCGACACCTTCTCGCTGGAGATCGCGCACGGCGGACGCTTCGTCCTGCGCGAGCTCTCCGCACCGCAGCCGAACGACCCCTGCTGA
- a CDS encoding PD40 domain-containing protein, translating to MRMQWLATAMVVGLGVLVAAGTVDAKPGREPHKKHKPREPRAPKPPKEPKQPRTPTKPSPDDGRHGASPANVHFVPAGTVAIPGRGLTVSWSPDGGALAVGGRFRDKATRLRYDTRIVDVASKSLVKSFACHYFWVVATDWTDNPFLGEVIADGGGDHAVKLWDAAGQGSSECKPGQMPVADGGIRQMGQINGWITSLAFSPDGRWLAGTGKDRTVRVWQIAPGKHQWKVVLLWTDKNAGSFLSVRWAPDGRALVTGDRKGRVAVWDVDLDGDRWDDATIASFAASSWASHASWFSKNKSAVARTPRWLEGGHGAVWNVRWQPGGDRVAAVGTDGTLSVLAAASGAVVWRSGPPRASALHGLDWSPDGNLLAAAGADRRIYLYAAEDGAPYDVLTGHADLVTTVAFSPDGATLASSAGGPLLSMALLESTTGPDTAVRLWRRTTK from the coding sequence CGAAGCCGCCGAAGGAGCCGAAGCAGCCGCGCACGCCGACGAAGCCGTCGCCGGACGACGGCCGGCACGGCGCGTCCCCCGCCAACGTCCACTTCGTCCCGGCGGGGACGGTCGCGATCCCCGGGCGCGGCCTCACGGTGTCGTGGTCTCCCGACGGCGGCGCGCTCGCGGTCGGCGGCCGCTTTCGCGACAAGGCCACGCGGCTGCGCTACGACACGCGCATCGTCGACGTGGCCTCGAAGTCGCTCGTGAAGAGCTTCGCCTGCCACTACTTCTGGGTCGTCGCGACGGACTGGACGGACAACCCGTTCCTGGGCGAGGTGATCGCCGACGGCGGCGGCGATCATGCGGTGAAGCTCTGGGACGCCGCGGGCCAGGGCAGCTCCGAGTGCAAGCCGGGGCAGATGCCGGTCGCCGACGGCGGCATCCGGCAGATGGGCCAGATCAACGGCTGGATCACGTCGCTGGCGTTCTCGCCCGACGGGCGCTGGCTCGCCGGCACGGGCAAGGACCGCACCGTGCGCGTGTGGCAGATCGCACCGGGAAAGCACCAGTGGAAGGTCGTCCTCCTGTGGACCGACAAGAACGCCGGCAGCTTCCTGTCGGTGCGCTGGGCGCCCGACGGCCGCGCGCTGGTCACCGGCGATCGCAAGGGACGCGTCGCGGTGTGGGACGTCGACCTCGACGGCGACCGCTGGGACGACGCCACCATCGCGTCGTTCGCGGCGTCGTCGTGGGCGTCGCATGCGTCGTGGTTCTCGAAGAACAAGAGCGCCGTCGCGCGCACGCCGCGCTGGCTCGAGGGCGGCCACGGCGCCGTGTGGAACGTGCGCTGGCAGCCCGGAGGCGATCGCGTCGCCGCGGTCGGCACCGACGGCACGCTCTCGGTGCTCGCGGCGGCGAGCGGCGCGGTCGTATGGCGCTCGGGGCCGCCGCGGGCGTCCGCCCTCCACGGCCTCGACTGGTCGCCGGACGGCAACCTCCTCGCCGCCGCCGGCGCCGACCGTCGCATCTACCTCTACGCCGCCGAGGACGGCGCACCGTACGACGTGCTGACGGGCCACGCCGATCTCGTCACCACGGTCGCGTTCTCGCCCGACGGCGCGACGCTGGCGTCGAGCGCCGGCGGCCCGCTGCTGTCGATGGCGCTGCTCGAGTCGACGACCGGACCCGACACGGCCGTACGGCTCTGGCGCCGCACGACCAAGTAG
- the tkt gene encoding transketolase encodes MGQAELERRAVDTIRFLAADAVQKANSGHPGLPMGAAPAAYVLWTRHLVHAPQSPRWFDRDRFVLSAGHGSMLLYALLHLTGYELSLDDLKEFRQWGSLTPGHPESHLTAGVEATTGPLGQGISNAVGLAMAEAHLAARFNRPGHAIVDHRTWVIASDGDLMEGVASEACSLAGHLALGKLNVLYDDNRISLAGTTSLTFGEDVSRRFEGYGWHVQLVEDGNDLAAIDAACTAAAAETGRPSLVRVRSIIGFGAPHKQNTYEAHGSPLGPDELRAAKENLGWPLEPSFLVPTEVEAHFRTAVAKGALHEREWNERLTAYRAAHPELAAELERRIAGTLPAGWIESLPVFPADEKGEATRKASETVIQALGKAIPELVGGSADLNPSTLTWIKGAGDFQPPTLSTDGVQGRIGPDWGYAGRNLYFGVREHGMGAAVNGLAYHGGFVPYGSTFLVFSDYMRGAIRVSSIAKLGTVWVFTHDSIGVGEDGPTHQPVEHYAALRAIPDLLFFRPGDANETAWAWRLAIENRHRPSVLALTRQNVPTLDRARFAPAEGVARGAYVLNPDVADPQLLLLASGSEVGLTVAAARTLAQRGVRVRLVSMPCWELFEEQPAAYRESVLPSSVRARLAVESGVTLGWHRWVGLEGDCLTLDRFGASAPGPRVQAELGFTADHVVERAERLLR; translated from the coding sequence ATGGGGCAAGCTGAGCTGGAGCGTCGCGCGGTCGATACGATCCGCTTCCTCGCCGCCGATGCGGTACAGAAGGCGAACTCGGGACACCCGGGGTTGCCGATGGGCGCCGCACCCGCGGCCTACGTTCTGTGGACGCGGCACCTGGTGCACGCGCCGCAGAGCCCGAGATGGTTCGATCGCGATCGCTTCGTGCTCTCGGCCGGTCACGGCTCGATGCTGCTCTACGCCCTCCTCCACCTGACGGGCTACGAGCTGAGCCTCGACGACCTGAAGGAGTTCCGGCAGTGGGGCAGCCTGACGCCGGGCCACCCGGAGAGCCATCTCACAGCCGGCGTCGAAGCGACCACCGGGCCGCTCGGCCAGGGCATCTCGAACGCCGTCGGCCTGGCGATGGCCGAAGCCCACCTCGCCGCGCGCTTCAACCGTCCGGGCCATGCGATCGTCGACCATCGCACCTGGGTGATCGCCAGTGACGGCGATCTCATGGAAGGCGTCGCCAGCGAGGCCTGCTCGCTCGCGGGCCATCTCGCGCTCGGCAAGCTCAACGTCCTCTACGACGACAACCGCATCTCGCTCGCCGGCACGACCTCGCTCACGTTCGGCGAGGACGTCTCGCGCCGCTTCGAGGGGTACGGCTGGCACGTGCAGCTGGTCGAGGACGGCAACGACCTCGCCGCGATCGACGCGGCCTGCACGGCCGCGGCCGCCGAGACGGGACGCCCGTCGCTCGTCCGGGTGCGCTCCATCATCGGCTTCGGGGCGCCCCACAAGCAGAACACCTACGAGGCGCACGGCTCACCGCTCGGTCCCGACGAGCTCCGCGCCGCCAAGGAGAATCTCGGCTGGCCGCTCGAGCCGAGCTTCCTGGTGCCGACCGAGGTCGAGGCGCACTTTCGCACCGCCGTCGCCAAGGGCGCGTTGCACGAGCGCGAATGGAACGAGCGGCTGACGGCGTATCGCGCCGCGCATCCCGAGCTCGCCGCGGAGCTCGAGCGCCGCATCGCCGGCACGCTGCCCGCGGGCTGGATCGAGAGTCTTCCGGTCTTCCCCGCCGACGAGAAGGGCGAGGCCACGCGCAAGGCGTCGGAGACCGTCATCCAGGCGCTCGGCAAGGCGATCCCGGAGCTGGTCGGCGGCAGCGCCGATCTCAACCCGTCGACGCTCACCTGGATCAAGGGCGCGGGCGACTTCCAGCCGCCGACGCTGTCCACCGACGGCGTGCAGGGCCGCATCGGGCCCGACTGGGGCTACGCCGGGCGCAACCTCTACTTCGGCGTCCGCGAGCACGGCATGGGGGCGGCGGTGAACGGGCTCGCCTACCACGGCGGCTTCGTGCCGTACGGCTCCACGTTCCTCGTCTTCTCGGACTACATGCGCGGCGCGATCCGCGTCTCCTCCATCGCCAAGCTCGGCACGGTGTGGGTCTTCACGCACGACTCGATCGGCGTCGGCGAGGACGGGCCCACGCACCAGCCGGTCGAGCACTATGCCGCGCTGCGCGCCATCCCCGATCTGCTCTTCTTCCGCCCGGGCGACGCCAACGAGACGGCCTGGGCATGGCGCCTGGCGATCGAGAACCGCCACCGACCCTCGGTGCTCGCGCTGACGCGGCAGAACGTGCCGACGCTCGACCGGGCGCGCTTCGCGCCCGCCGAGGGCGTCGCGCGCGGCGCCTATGTGCTGAACCCGGACGTCGCCGATCCGCAGCTCCTGCTGCTCGCTTCCGGCTCCGAGGTGGGTCTCACGGTTGCGGCCGCCCGGACGCTCGCCCAGCGTGGCGTGCGCGTGCGGCTCGTGTCGATGCCGTGCTGGGAGCTCTTCGAGGAGCAGCCGGCCGCGTACCGCGAGTCGGTCCTGCCGTCGTCGGTGCGGGCCCGCCTGGCCGTCGAGTCGGGCGTGACGCTCGGCTGGCATCGCTGGGTCGGCCTCGAGGGAGACTGCCTGACGCTCGATCGCTTCGGCGCCTCCGCGCCGGGGCCCCGGGTCCAGGCCGAGCTCGGCTTCACCGCCGACCACGTCGTGGAGCGCGCCGAACGCCTGCTGCGCTGA
- the recR gene encoding recombination mediator RecR, giving the protein MSRLVRQLARLPGIGEKTAGRLAFHILRADRELAEALAEALLALKDQTRLCSVCFGLTESDPCPICRDGQRTRDVLCVVEEPGDVMAIERAREFRGRYHVLHGTLAPLDGIGPDELKIQPLLVRLQDETVQEVIIATNPTAEGEATALYLAKLLRPLGMRITRIARGLPVGSDLEYADVMTVGRALEGRREM; this is encoded by the coding sequence ATGAGCCGGCTCGTGCGCCAGCTCGCACGGCTGCCCGGCATCGGCGAGAAGACGGCCGGGCGGCTCGCCTTCCATATCCTCCGCGCCGACCGCGAGCTCGCCGAGGCGCTGGCCGAGGCGTTGCTGGCGCTGAAGGACCAGACGCGGCTGTGCTCGGTCTGCTTCGGGCTCACCGAGTCCGATCCGTGTCCGATCTGCCGCGACGGCCAGCGCACGCGCGACGTGCTGTGCGTGGTCGAGGAGCCGGGCGACGTGATGGCGATCGAGCGGGCGCGCGAGTTCCGCGGCCGCTACCACGTCCTCCACGGCACGCTCGCGCCGCTCGACGGCATCGGCCCGGACGAGCTCAAGATCCAGCCGCTCCTGGTGCGCCTCCAGGACGAGACCGTGCAGGAGGTCATCATCGCGACCAATCCCACCGCGGAGGGGGAGGCGACGGCGCTCTATCTCGCGAAGCTCCTGCGCCCGCTCGGCATGCGCATCACGCGCATCGCCCGGGGCCTTCCGGTCGGGTCCGACCTCGAGTACGCCGACGTCATGACCGTCGGGCGGGCGCTCGAGGGCCGGCGCGAGATGTGA
- the dnaX gene encoding DNA polymerase III subunit gamma/tau produces the protein MTYQVLARRLRPQRFEDVIGQEHVTRTLQAAIGAGRVAHAFLFTGPRGTGKTTTARILAKALNCEQGPTAEPCNVCTSCREIAEGIAFDVLEIDGASHTQVDKMRDLMETVAHRPMAGRFKIYVIDEVHMLSSHSFNALLKTLEEPPPHVKFIFATTDPHKVLATVVSRCQRYDLRRIGLAELTAHLKRTAEGEGLALSDAAIALVAREAEGSLRDAQSLLEQVLTAAGGGADEAQVRAVLGAADRGLVVAVADAILAGDAAACLRHLGALYDHGYDAQRFCRDLLEHVRHLAVVAATGDRALLDGLPEAEVDALVAQAGRRGPDDLQRIFGLLLEADEALALPTRTVDPQLVLEMRVLRVATLPTLVPIDDILARLDALAAGGGAPPRTPAPAPARTTRPRRRDQHRLPHRRGRGRARRRAPPRRAPRRRTRTRCGIASSRACARTSSRST, from the coding sequence ATGACCTACCAGGTACTCGCCCGGCGGCTGCGGCCGCAGCGCTTCGAGGACGTGATCGGGCAGGAGCACGTCACGCGCACGCTCCAGGCCGCGATCGGCGCCGGGCGCGTCGCGCACGCGTTCCTGTTCACCGGGCCGCGCGGCACCGGCAAGACGACCACCGCGCGCATCCTCGCCAAGGCCCTCAACTGCGAGCAGGGGCCGACGGCCGAGCCGTGCAACGTCTGCACCTCGTGCCGCGAGATCGCCGAGGGCATCGCCTTCGACGTCCTCGAGATCGACGGTGCGTCGCACACCCAGGTCGACAAGATGCGCGACCTGATGGAGACGGTCGCGCATCGGCCGATGGCCGGCCGCTTCAAGATCTACGTCATCGACGAGGTGCACATGCTCTCGTCGCATTCGTTCAACGCGCTCCTGAAGACGCTCGAGGAGCCGCCGCCGCACGTGAAGTTCATCTTCGCGACCACCGATCCGCACAAGGTGCTGGCGACGGTGGTGTCGCGCTGCCAGCGCTACGACCTGCGCCGCATCGGTCTCGCCGAGCTGACCGCGCACCTGAAGCGCACCGCGGAAGGCGAGGGGCTCGCGCTCTCCGACGCCGCGATCGCGCTGGTCGCGCGCGAGGCCGAGGGTAGCCTGCGCGACGCGCAGTCGCTGCTCGAGCAGGTGCTGACGGCGGCCGGCGGCGGCGCCGACGAGGCCCAGGTGCGCGCCGTGCTCGGCGCCGCCGATCGCGGGCTCGTGGTCGCCGTGGCCGACGCGATCCTCGCCGGCGACGCGGCCGCGTGCCTGCGCCACCTGGGGGCGCTCTACGATCACGGCTACGACGCCCAGCGCTTCTGCCGCGACCTCCTCGAGCACGTGCGCCACCTCGCGGTCGTCGCCGCGACGGGCGACCGCGCGCTGCTCGACGGCCTGCCCGAAGCCGAGGTCGACGCGCTCGTCGCGCAGGCCGGGCGCCGCGGCCCGGACGACCTCCAGCGCATCTTCGGGCTCCTCCTCGAAGCCGACGAGGCCCTCGCGCTGCCGACGCGCACCGTCGATCCGCAGCTCGTCCTCGAGATGCGGGTCCTGCGCGTCGCGACGCTGCCGACGCTGGTCCCGATCGACGACATCCTCGCGCGGCTCGATGCGCTCGCCGCCGGCGGCGGGGCACCGCCGCGCACCCCGGCGCCGGCGCCGGCGCGCACGACGCGCCCGCGCCGGCGCGATCAGCACCGCCTGCCGCATCGCCGCGGCCGGGGGCGAGCGCGCCGCCGCGCGCCGCCGCGCCGGGCGCCCCGGCGGCGGACGAGGACGCGTTGTGGGATCGCTTCCTCGCGCGCGTGCGCCAGGACAAGCTCTCGCTCTACATGA
- a CDS encoding YbaB/EbfC family nucleoid-associated protein, translating into MGKGFDLGGLLKQAQQLQERIAGVQDELAERTAEGRAGGGLVTAVVNGKLEVLSVALDPSLLQQPDQEMLQDLVVAAVNEGIRAAQHLVADEMQKVTGGLPLPFKLPGLG; encoded by the coding sequence ATGGGCAAGGGATTCGATCTCGGCGGATTGCTGAAGCAGGCGCAGCAGCTCCAGGAGCGCATCGCCGGCGTGCAGGACGAGCTCGCCGAGCGCACGGCCGAAGGCCGCGCCGGCGGGGGACTGGTCACCGCGGTGGTGAACGGCAAGCTCGAGGTGCTCTCGGTGGCGCTCGATCCCTCGCTGCTCCAGCAGCCGGATCAGGAGATGCTCCAGGATCTCGTCGTCGCGGCCGTGAACGAGGGCATCCGCGCCGCGCAGCACCTGGTCGCCGACGAGATGCAGAAGGTGACCGGCGGGCTGCCGTTGCCGTTCAAGCTGCCCGGACTCGGCTGA
- a CDS encoding membrane dipeptidase, with product MIEAGFGEAIDASAWARRLGVSREAVELVRAGDTIDLHLDTMIPPRLWGYDPLVRHTGGPFGRHFFGHADLPRLRDGGVAGALWSLTTNPFRSAGARLRAYRTNRARLRALAARSGGALVEADTLAGYRAARARGAHVCLPSIQGANAVEAAPDGVAELAHDGIVRVTLVHLTNAVYGATSSPLGAARRDKGLTAAGRRLVEELDAHRIFVDLAHIHERAFFDAVSVHDRSRPLLVTHTGVTGVRPHWRNLTDAQLRAIADSGGTIGIIFQAGFLARPGGPRDAGMIAEHVLHVMRVVGDDFVSLGSDYDGAITPPPDLPGVDHYPRVVQQLLDRGVGTEPLRKLLGGNFLRVLGALRPG from the coding sequence ATGATCGAGGCTGGGTTCGGCGAGGCGATCGACGCGTCGGCGTGGGCGCGGCGTCTCGGGGTATCGCGCGAGGCCGTCGAGCTGGTGCGCGCCGGCGACACGATCGATCTCCACCTCGACACCATGATTCCGCCGCGGCTGTGGGGCTACGATCCGCTGGTGCGGCACACCGGGGGGCCGTTCGGCCGCCACTTCTTCGGACACGCCGATCTGCCGCGCCTGCGCGACGGCGGCGTCGCCGGCGCGCTCTGGTCGCTCACGACCAACCCGTTCCGCTCCGCCGGCGCCCGGCTGCGCGCCTACCGCACGAACCGCGCGCGCCTGCGCGCACTCGCGGCGCGCAGCGGCGGCGCCCTCGTCGAGGCCGACACGCTCGCGGGGTATCGCGCGGCACGGGCACGGGGCGCGCACGTCTGCCTGCCGTCGATCCAGGGCGCGAACGCCGTCGAGGCGGCGCCCGACGGCGTCGCCGAGCTGGCGCACGACGGCATCGTGCGCGTCACCCTCGTGCATCTGACGAACGCCGTCTACGGCGCGACGTCGAGCCCGCTCGGCGCCGCCCGCCGGGACAAGGGGCTCACGGCGGCGGGTCGCCGCCTGGTGGAGGAGCTCGACGCCCACCGCATCTTCGTCGACCTGGCCCACATCCACGAGCGCGCCTTCTTCGACGCGGTCTCGGTGCACGACCGCAGCCGGCCGTTGCTGGTCACGCACACCGGCGTGACCGGCGTGCGCCCGCACTGGCGCAATCTCACCGACGCCCAGCTGCGTGCGATCGCCGACAGCGGTGGAACGATCGGCATCATCTTCCAGGCAGGCTTCCTCGCCCGCCCGGGAGGACCCCGGGACGCCGGCATGATCGCCGAGCACGTGCTCCACGTGATGCGCGTCGTCGGCGACGACTTCGTCTCGCTCGGCAGCGACTACGACGGCGCCATCACGCCGCCGCCCGACCTGCCGGGGGTCGATCACTATCCACGCGTGGTGCAGCAGCTGCTCGACCGCGGCGTCGGGACGGAGCCGCTGCGCAAGCTGCTCGGCGGCAACTTCCTGCGCGTTCTCGGCGCGCTGCGGCCGGGCTGA
- a CDS encoding AMIN domain-containing protein, which produces MGWRWLVVGPVLALASAPILAAAAVLERVEVLNAGSAVRLRFSAPVTPTATALPAEGSAPERIVVDFGGATLGRTTARLVPAATTGPLLRVRTGQFTPEIARVVLDLAAPTAFTVRQRGAVITIEAVTSVPPAPAPVATPAAARAAEPAPDTRRPAPVEAHAPRPPALASAAASAAVPSVVAEPETAPSVREPRPASAPVDPIAAAPAPPPARQEAGPPVAQTRTPSRAGERIASLSTQTATTPPPTARHPTRTPTTPPPVRAGVATATPATPAQPPPAQLATATPVTPAPLWSAATTTAATAAAAVAIARTVTRGDGTRSDAATPNGPRALAVAATTTAVSDRAVSDRPPTRRRVAGAGASAAPQSAIAAPTDGVRRRRRTRAARRRRPGSNLAALHARRRSRTPPRPRERAVGEHPPSDAAPPAVGRAGAPAAHRGPSRTPRRRRRPTLHSRPQPQRRRLPWSRRRRARWPAQPCRAPRARWW; this is translated from the coding sequence ATGGGGTGGCGGTGGCTGGTCGTGGGGCCGGTGCTGGCGCTCGCGTCCGCCCCGATCCTCGCCGCGGCCGCCGTCCTCGAGCGCGTCGAGGTGCTGAACGCCGGCTCCGCCGTGCGCCTGCGCTTCTCCGCCCCGGTGACGCCGACGGCGACGGCACTGCCCGCCGAGGGCAGCGCGCCCGAGCGCATCGTCGTCGACTTCGGGGGCGCGACGCTCGGCCGCACGACGGCGCGCCTCGTTCCGGCCGCGACCACGGGCCCGTTGCTGCGCGTGCGCACCGGCCAGTTCACGCCGGAGATCGCGCGCGTCGTCCTCGACCTCGCGGCGCCGACGGCGTTCACCGTGCGCCAGCGTGGCGCCGTGATCACGATCGAGGCGGTGACGAGCGTGCCGCCGGCGCCCGCACCGGTTGCCACACCGGCCGCGGCGCGCGCCGCCGAGCCCGCCCCGGACACGCGTCGCCCGGCGCCCGTCGAGGCTCATGCCCCGAGACCGCCGGCGCTCGCCTCCGCGGCGGCGAGCGCGGCCGTTCCCTCCGTCGTCGCGGAACCCGAGACGGCGCCCTCCGTCCGCGAGCCGCGGCCCGCGTCGGCGCCGGTGGACCCGATCGCCGCCGCCCCGGCGCCACCGCCTGCGCGGCAGGAAGCCGGACCGCCGGTGGCGCAGACGCGGACGCCGTCGCGAGCCGGCGAGCGCATCGCGAGTCTGTCGACGCAGACCGCCACCACGCCGCCACCCACGGCGCGCCACCCGACCCGCACGCCGACCACGCCACCACCGGTCCGCGCGGGCGTCGCCACCGCGACCCCGGCCACGCCGGCGCAGCCACCGCCTGCCCAGCTCGCCACTGCGACCCCGGTCACGCCGGCGCCACTCTGGTCCGCCGCCACCACGACGGCCGCGACGGCGGCGGCAGCCGTCGCGATCGCACGCACCGTCACGCGCGGCGACGGGACGCGCAGCGACGCGGCGACGCCGAACGGGCCACGTGCGCTCGCGGTCGCCGCGACGACGACCGCGGTCTCGGACCGGGCCGTCAGCGATCGCCCGCCTACCCGCCGCCGTGTCGCCGGAGCCGGCGCCTCGGCGGCGCCGCAGAGCGCCATCGCGGCACCAACTGACGGCGTGCGGCGACGACGGCGGACGCGCGCTGCTCGCCGCCGTCGTCCCGGCAGCAACCTGGCCGCGCTTCACGCGCGCCGCCGATCGCGCACGCCGCCGCGGCCACGCGAGCGCGCCGTGGGCGAGCACCCGCCGAGCGACGCGGCGCCGCCCGCGGTCGGTCGCGCTGGCGCCCCCGCCGCCCACCGCGGTCCATCGCGAACCCCGCGACGGCGCCGGCGCCCGACGCTCCACTCGCGCCCACAGCCGCAGCGCCGCCGTCTCCCGTGGTCGCGGCGCCGCCGAGCGCGCTGGCCGGCGCAGCCCTGCCGCGCACCGCGCGCGCGATGGTGGTGA
- a CDS encoding chemotaxis protein CheX encodes MSELQIVEDAAREVFTTTAGAVVTEAHHPIVPDKQFNGFVATISLVGSRGGTLVVYCHRPIAVGMARTMLGMEDEEPDEDTVRDALGELVNQIGGTIKRKLGASGSEITLSVPLVVAGAPLSHCVKSSAEPISLELIIGEGRIAVCLWPA; translated from the coding sequence GTGAGTGAATTGCAGATCGTCGAGGATGCGGCGCGCGAGGTCTTCACCACCACCGCCGGGGCGGTGGTGACCGAGGCCCACCATCCGATCGTGCCCGACAAGCAGTTCAACGGCTTCGTGGCGACGATCTCGCTCGTGGGCAGTCGCGGCGGCACCCTCGTCGTCTACTGCCACCGGCCGATCGCCGTCGGCATGGCCCGCACCATGCTCGGCATGGAGGACGAGGAGCCGGACGAGGACACCGTGCGCGATGCGCTCGGCGAGCTCGTCAACCAGATCGGCGGCACCATCAAGCGCAAGCTCGGTGCCTCGGGCAGCGAGATCACGCTGTCGGTGCCCCTGGTGGTGGCAGGCGCCCCGCTGTCGCACTGCGTGAAGTCGAGCGCCGAGCCGATCTCGCTCGAGCTCATCATCGGAGAAGGGCGGATCGCCGTGTGCCTGTGGCCGGCGTGA
- a CDS encoding PH domain-containing protein has product MPFVERLLAPDERVVFRTGLHPGVLLGGAGSFALFVTVVATLIIINNDKPLAFALKVMAWAIVAMAAGAVLPLCRLLRTELAVTSRRLLVRSGALRSRLLAVPLDRPNVVDLQHGWAGERVPWATVIAVTPQGEVHAFGHVAQAAELVRAARAQARGASGGRRS; this is encoded by the coding sequence ATGCCCTTCGTCGAGCGGCTGCTCGCGCCGGACGAGCGAGTCGTGTTCCGTACCGGGCTGCATCCCGGGGTTCTCCTCGGCGGCGCCGGGTCGTTCGCGCTCTTCGTGACCGTCGTCGCCACGCTGATCATCATCAACAACGACAAGCCGCTCGCCTTCGCTCTCAAGGTGATGGCGTGGGCGATCGTCGCCATGGCGGCGGGCGCCGTTCTGCCGCTGTGCCGGCTACTTCGGACCGAGCTCGCGGTGACGTCGCGACGGCTGCTCGTCCGCAGCGGCGCGCTGCGCTCGCGGCTCCTCGCGGTGCCGCTGGACCGCCCGAACGTCGTCGATCTCCAGCACGGATGGGCCGGCGAGCGCGTGCCGTGGGCGACGGTGATCGCGGTGACCCCGCAGGGCGAGGTCCATGCGTTCGGACACGTGGCGCAGGCCGCCGAGCTGGTGCGTGCGGCGCGCGCACAGGCGCGCGGCGCCTCGGGCGGACGCCGCAGCTAG